A segment of the Thermomicrobiales bacterium genome:
CCGAGCGGACGGCACGCTTGAGCGACACCTTGGGCCGGTCATCGACCCTGGTGACATTGCCGACCGCGGTGCGATTGCGCGGCGCGTCTCTGATGAACATGATCGAGATCGGCAGGATCATCACCAGCATGGCGATGGTGATCGCCAGATAGCTTGCGCGCCAGCCCCAGTTCATCAGGATGACGGTGGCGATCGGGACGATCAGCAGTTGGCCGTAGGCCGAGCCGGAGGTTGCCATCGAGAGCGCCAGTCCGCGGCGCTTCTCGAACCAGCCATTCACCAGCGCGGTGGTATTTACCGGCGAGGTCGCGGCGAAGCCGAAGGCCGCCAGGATGCCGTAGAACACGTAGACCTGCCAGAGGCTGTTGACGACCGTCATCGGCAGCATCGCGATCGCTGTGATGATGACGCCGCCGATCAGGATGCGGCGAGAGCCGTAGCGATCCACCAACCAGCCGACGGCGGGCTGCAGGAACGACAGCGCCACGACACTGATCGTGACCGCCAGCGCAAGATCGGCGCGGTCCCAGCCGAACTCGTCACTGACCGGCTTCAGCACAACGCCAAACAGGAACCGCCCACCGGAACTGATCGCCAATGTCAGCATGACGGCGATGACAACGACCCAGCCGGTGTAGATTCCAAAGATCGAACGTTCCTGGCGTTGATCCTGCATTGCGGTAGCGCCTCCCCCAAAAGCGATGCTGAGTGACCGGTAAATTGGCGTATTTCGACAAACACCGTGAATTTTCTGATTTTCGATGGCGCGAACGTCTATCATCATAAACGATACGGGTCGCATTGTGTCGCTTTGCGATACCCGAACGTGGCCAATTGGATGGCGCGCGAAAACCGTTGTGCTGAACAGGTGGAGTACGCCTTTATGGACATTCGTGAACAGGTCGAGCTCGCAATCAACAATTACAGCGAGCTTGAGCAGGTGCCCCTTGCCGAGGACACCCCGGAGGACGTTGCCTATCTCGCAACGCCGGACCGACTGGCGTTCGCCCTCGGCTGGATCACTGCGAACGCAATCGTGGGTTCGCGATATGCCAGCGCGGCGATTGACGCGCTGCCGATCTTCCATCCCGAGAGCGGCTGGGATCGATTCCTGCTCACCCGTCGCACCACCTCGACCTCATTTGCGCGTGAGACAGCGAACCGCTACGGCATGGTCATGGTCGATGGCAAGGACGCGCCGCGCCTCACCAAGCCGAGCGGCGCGGATCGCCTGACCCTCGGCAAGGCGCTGCGCTCCGATCCGGAGAAGGCGATCGCATCGGTGCTGGCCGAGATCCGGCCCGGCTCGCTGCTGCCGCTCGACCTCGGCATGCGCTGGCGCGAGCGCAAGGTGCAGTACCCACGCCTCTACGCGGCCATCACCGAACTGATCATCGAGGTGCCGGGTGTCGTGGCCGCGCGCGAGATCTACGTCGATGACCAGCAGGTCGACGGT
Coding sequences within it:
- a CDS encoding MFS transporter — encoded protein: MQDQRQERSIFGIYTGWVVVIAVMLTLAISSGGRFLFGVVLKPVSDEFGWDRADLALAVTISVVALSFLQPAVGWLVDRYGSRRILIGGVIITAIAMLPMTVVNSLWQVYVFYGILAAFGFAATSPVNTTALVNGWFEKRRGLALSMATSGSAYGQLLIVPIATVILMNWGWRASYLAITIAMLVMILPISIMFIRDAPRNRTAVGNVTRVDDRPKVSLKRAVRSAVYWQLSFGMFVCGFTMSFTSVHMIPYLTDMPEHSTHTMQTTASLALSVVGACSIVGAIVMGFLSDRAGHRQMLALTYFLRGMSFLVLLAVGSWIPGIFLAAVVLGISWTSTTPLAAAMAGNIYGRASMATIFGFIFTAMNVGSGVGAWLAGLDYDITGNYHASLLANIGMGVAAAVVTLSIRERPIEAAPATVPGLAPSAAAGD